Below is a window of Cryobacterium sp. PAMC25264 DNA.
TTACAGACACGAATGACTCCTGTTATTGATGGCGCATGTGGCGCCGGTGGTGGGATGAAAAAAGCGAAAGTGGTGGGTGCGGCCGGTGGGCCGATGAGCGCTACGAGAGTAGCAGCAGGCCGTTGGTCTTCTCCCGGGCGGCGACGAAGCGGGCCTGCACGTTGTCCCAGTCGACGATGTTCCAGAACGCTTTCACGTAGTCGGCACGCACGTTCTGGTAGTCGAGGTAATAGGCGTGCTCCCAGACGTCGAGCATGAGCACGGGAACGGTTCCAGCAGCGAAGTTGGCCTGCTGGTCGAAGAATTGCTGGATGATCAGGCGCTGCCCGATCGAGTCCCACGCGAGCACCGCCCAGCCTGAGCCCTGTACGCCCATCGCGGTCGCCGCGAAGTGCGCCTGGAACTTGTCGAAGGAACCGAAGAAGTCATCGATGGCGCTGGCGAGTTCGCCGATGGGCTTGTCGCCGCCGTTCGGGGACATGTTGGTCCAGAAGATCGAGTGGTTTACATGTCCGCCGAGGTTGAACGCGAGGTCCTTCTCCAGCTTGTTGACGTAGCCGAGGCTGCCGGAATCGCGGGCCTCCGCCAGTTGGGCCAAGGCAGTGTTCGCGCCGGTGACGTATGCCTGGTGGTGCTTGCTGTGGTGGAGTTCCATGATGGTGCCGCTGATGCTCGGCGCGAGAGCCGAGTAGTCGTAAGCCAGTTCAGGCAGGGTGTATTCGGCCATAGCTCATATCTCCTCATTTGTGTGGCGGCGGCAGGATTTCTCCCGCCACCTGCACTGTAAGTGACCTTTTTAGTCTACTCAGGTGGATAGGGGACGTTAGTCCCTCACACGTCGTCGAGGTCAGCGGGCAGGTTCGCGTCGGTGCCGGGGATCCCGAGGTCGACGGCCTTCTTATCGGCCATCGCGAGCAGCCGGCGGATGCGTCCGGCGACGGCATCC
It encodes the following:
- a CDS encoding superoxide dismutase, with product MAEYTLPELAYDYSALAPSISGTIMELHHSKHHQAYVTGANTALAQLAEARDSGSLGYVNKLEKDLAFNLGGHVNHSIFWTNMSPNGGDKPIGELASAIDDFFGSFDKFQAHFAATAMGVQGSGWAVLAWDSIGQRLIIQQFFDQQANFAAGTVPVLMLDVWEHAYYLDYQNVRADYVKAFWNIVDWDNVQARFVAAREKTNGLLLLS